The Cellulomonas sp. S1-8 genomic sequence TCGCGCACAGTCTCCGCTCGAGACCGTGGCCCGCCTGCAGTGCGTCGACGCCGGGGTCCCTCCGCACGACCTCCAGGTGCCGGTGCTCGACGCGGCGGGGCGCGCGTTCGCGTTCGCCGACCTGGGGTGGTGGCTCGCGGACGGCCGGCTGCTGGCTGCGGAGATCGACGGTGCGGGGCCGCACGGCGCACCGGAGGCCCTGTTCCGCGACCGGGAGCGCCAGAACCGCGTCGTCGCGACGGGCGCGGTCGTCCTGCGGTTCACGGCCCAGGACATCCGGGCGGGCCGGGTGGCCGGGACGATCGCGGCCCACACCCGGCCGTCGCGACTCACGAGACCGGGCTGAGGTCGCTCATCACCTGCCATGAGCGACCTCAGCCCGGTCTCGTTCGGGTGGGTGTCCAGGATGTGACCTTCTCCGGGGTGTGGCGCGGCCGTCGGGTGGGGGCGCGTCCGGCACCATGGGGTCGTGCGCAGCGATCAGGTCCCCGGGGCCCGACGAACCGGTGTCCTGGCCCTGGTCGTGGGGCTGCTCGTCGCAGGCTGCACGGGTGACCCCGCGCCGACCGTCCCGTCGCCCACGGTGTCGCCGACGCCGACCCCGGTGGCGACGCTGACGTTCGAGCAGGCCGCCGCCGCACTGGTCCCCGACCTCGTGCCGACCGCCGAGGTCCAGCCGTGCGAGGAGTACGAGGCCGGGTCGCCGGAGGCGCAGGAGTACCTGGACCGACTCTCGGCGGAGATGGGAGCGGCGTCGGACGAGGAGGCCGCAGCCGCCGTGACTGCGCCGACGCCGACCCTGCCGTCCTGCGGGTTCGCGGGCCTGGAGTCGGTGCGTGCCGCGAGCATCACGGGCTTCGCGCACGGGCCGGCCGACCCGGTCGTGCTGCCCGTCGCCGGGGGCGCGGCGCGGATCGTCGAGGTGTACGAGCTCGCGGACGCGCAGGCCGCGGCGACGACGTACGCGGCGCGGGTCGCCGACGAGGAGGGCTGGGCCGCGGACCAGGAGATCCCCGCCGAGGAGCTCGAGGGCGGCCACTACCAGCCACGGCGCGTCGTCAGCGGTGCGCGCCTGGAGGCGGTGGACCTGCCCGGGTGGACGGCGACGACCATGAGCCGCGACGAGGCGAGCTTCACGCGCGACGGCGCCCCGGCGTCCGACCCGGTGTCCTACGGCTACCTGTGGGCGGTCCGCGACGCGATCGTCGTCCGCGTGCAGGTCGCGGGCGACGCGCCCGGGGCCGCCGCCGCGACCGCGCTCGACACGGCACGCGCGCTCACCGCCGGGATCGAGGGTGCGTCGGCGGGCGGCTGACCCGGCCGGCCGGACCGTCGGGGTGTGACGTACGGGCCACGGCCTGCCAGTGTCCCCGTCGGACGCTAGGTTGGCGCCATGGCTCGCACCGAGGACCCCCGCACCGCACCGCCGATCCGCTGGGGCATCATCGGCCCCGGCGGCATCGCCAGCCAGTTCGCGAACTCCGTCCGTGAGTTCACGCGCGCGCAGCTCGTCGCCGTCGGCTCGCGCCACCGCGACCGCGCCGAGCGGTTCGCGACCGGGCACGGCATCCCGACGACGCACGTCGGCTACCGCGACCTCGTCGAGGACCCGCAGGTCGACGCGGTGTACGTCGCGACCCCCCACTCGGAGCACCGCGAGCACGCGCTGCTGGCGATCCGGGCCGGCAAGCACGTGCTCGTCGAGAAGGCGTTCACGCGCAACGTCGCCGAGGCGCAGGAGGTCTTCGACGCGGCACGCGAGGCCGGCGTCTTCGTCATGGAGGCGATGTGGACGCGGTTCCTGCCGCACGTCGCCGCGCTGCACCAGGTGATCGAGGCGGGCGAGATCGGCGACATCGTCAGCATCCGGGCGGACCACGGGCAGTTCTTCCCGTTCGACGCCGCGAGCCGGCTGTACGACCCGGCGCTCGCCGGGGGCGCGCTGCTCGACCTCGGGGTGTACCCGGTGTCGTGGGCGCACGACTTCCTCGGGGTGCCGACGGGCGTGCACGCGTACGGGCAGCTGACGAGCACGGGCGTCGACGGGCAGATCGCGATGGTCCTGGAGTACGGCCAGAACACGATCGCGACGCTGAACACGACGCTGTGGTCGAAGACGCCGACGACGTCGTCGATCTCCGGCACCGAGGGCTTCATCCGGGTCGCGGGCAGCTTCTACGCGCCGACCGTGTTCCGGGTGGAGCGCCGCGACGGGCGGCAGTGGACGTTCGAGCAGCCGTCGCCCCGGGGCCTGCAGTACGAGGCCGCCGAGGTCGCGCGGCGGGTGGCCGCCGGCGAGACCGAGAGCCCGCTGATGAGCTGGCAGCACACCCTCGACGTCATGACGACGATGGACGAGGTGCGCCGCCAGGTCGGCGTCGTCTACCCGGGCGAGGGCGGGGCCTGAGGCGCTGCCGCGCGCAGCCTGAGGCGCTGCCGCGCGCAGCCTGAGGCGCTGCCGCGCGCGGCGCTGTCGGCGGCGGCGGCTAGCCTGACGCCGTGAGCACCGACCCCGTACCCGCCGGCGACGACGCGGCACCCGCGGGGGTGTTCGTGTCGTTCGAGGGCGGGGATGGCGTGGGCAAGTCCACGCAGGTCGCGCTGCTGGGCGAGCACCTGACGTCCCTGGGCCGCGAGGTCGTCGTGACGCGGGAGCCGGGCGGGACGGCCCTGGGTCTCGAGCTGCGGCGCGCGGTGCTGCACGGCGAGCACCTCGACCCGCGGACGGAGGCGCTGCTGTACGCCACGGACCGCGCGCACCACGTCGCCTCGCTCGTGCGGCCGGCGCTCGCCCGTGGGGCCGTCGTCCTGACGGACCGGTACCTCGACTCGTCGGTCGCGTACCAGGGCTCGGGCCGCGGGCTCGGCGCGGACGAGGTCGAGCGGCTGTCGCTGTGGGCCGTCGAAGGGCTGCTGCCGCACGTGACCGTCCTGCTCGACCTGGACCCCGTGGTCGGGCTCGCGCGCCTGACGGGCGACCCGGACCGGCTCGAGTCCGCGGGCGACGCGTTCCACCGCGCGACGCGCGACGCGTTCCTCGCGCGTGCCGCCGCGGACCCCGACCGGTGGCTCGTCATCGACGCGACGCTGCCCGCGCAGGACGTCGCGGCCCTGGTGCGCGCCCGGGTCGCGCCGCTGCTCGGCGGCGTGGCGACCCCCGGCAGAGGGGATGCGGCGTGAGCGTCTGGGACGACCTGGTCGGGCAGGAGCCGGCCGTCGCGGTGCTGCGCCGGGCGGTCGAGGACCCATCCGCGATGACCCACGCGTGGCTGCTGACGGGGCCGCCCGGCTCGGGCCGGTCCAACGCGGCGCGCGCCTTCGCGGCGGCCCTGCAGTGCCTGGAGCACGGCTGCGGCACGTGCCACGCGTGCACGACCGTGCTGTCCGGCGCGCACCCCGACGTCACGTTCGTCGCCACCGAGGGCGTGTTCATCCGCGTCGACACGACGCGGCCGCTCGTCGAGCTCGCGCAGCGCTCCCCGTCGCAGGGCCGGTGGCGCGTCATCGTCGTCGAGGACGCCGACCGGTTCAACGACCAGAGCGCG encodes the following:
- a CDS encoding Gfo/Idh/MocA family protein, which codes for MARTEDPRTAPPIRWGIIGPGGIASQFANSVREFTRAQLVAVGSRHRDRAERFATGHGIPTTHVGYRDLVEDPQVDAVYVATPHSEHREHALLAIRAGKHVLVEKAFTRNVAEAQEVFDAAREAGVFVMEAMWTRFLPHVAALHQVIEAGEIGDIVSIRADHGQFFPFDAASRLYDPALAGGALLDLGVYPVSWAHDFLGVPTGVHAYGQLTSTGVDGQIAMVLEYGQNTIATLNTTLWSKTPTTSSISGTEGFIRVAGSFYAPTVFRVERRDGRQWTFEQPSPRGLQYEAAEVARRVAAGETESPLMSWQHTLDVMTTMDEVRRQVGVVYPGEGGA
- the tmk gene encoding dTMP kinase, translating into MSTDPVPAGDDAAPAGVFVSFEGGDGVGKSTQVALLGEHLTSLGREVVVTREPGGTALGLELRRAVLHGEHLDPRTEALLYATDRAHHVASLVRPALARGAVVLTDRYLDSSVAYQGSGRGLGADEVERLSLWAVEGLLPHVTVLLDLDPVVGLARLTGDPDRLESAGDAFHRATRDAFLARAAADPDRWLVIDATLPAQDVAALVRARVAPLLGGVATPGRGDAA